Part of the Thermodesulfobacteriota bacterium genome, GGGCGTGCTCGGCCCGGATCAGGCAATTGTGTGCCCCTTCCAGCATGACGTCGCCCACCACCACATTGCCGTCTCCATCCTTGGGGGAGACCTCCCAGAGGGCCTGCCAGGAGCCGATATCGCTCCAGCCGAGATCGGCCGGCACCACCGCCACCTGGTCGGATTTCTCCATGAGGCAGTAGTCGATGGAGTCCGAGGGACAGTCGGTCATGGCCTGGCGGTCCAGATGGAAGAAGGTGCCGTCGGCCCGGCCGGCCGCCACCGCCATCTCCATCTGGGAGAGGACCTGCGGCGCGTGCCGGGCCAGCTCCTGGCGCAGGGTGGGCAGGGAGAAGGCAAACATGCCGCTGTTCCAGAAGTAGGTGCCAGCGGCCAGGTAGGCCTCGGCCGTCGGCCGGTCCGGCTTCTCCACAAAGGAGCGCACCCGGTGTCCCTCGCCGGCCTCGATATAGCCGTAGCCGGTCTCCGGTGCGGTGGGCCGGATGCCGAAGGTGACCAGGAGCCCCTGCTCGGCCAAGGCGGTTGCCTGGCGCACCGCGTCCCGGAAGGCCGCCTCATCCCGCAGCAGGTGATCGGCGGGCAGCACCAGGAGGGTGGAGGTCGGGTCCCGGTGAGCCGCTACCCAGTGGGCCGCGGCACAGACCGCGGGCCCGGTGTTGCGGCCTACCGGCTCCAGGAGGATGGTCACCCCTTTGTCCAGCGCCAGCTCCTCGATCTGGCGCTGGACCAGAAAGCGGTGCTCCTGGCCGACGATGACGATGGGCGGTGCCGCCGCCAGGCCGTCCAGGCGCAGGATGGTGGCTTGCAGGAGGGAGCGCTCCTGGGACAGGCTCAAGAGCTGCTTGGGATAAAGCTCCCGGGACAGGGGCCACAGCCGGGAGCCGGTGCCGCCGGCCAGAATCACGGGCTGAATGACGCTCATGGGGGGGGCCTCAAATGGGGAGGGGCGACCCGGCGGGTCGCCCCTCCGCTGTCTGAATGACCTTTGACAATGGATCAGGTACCGCCGGCGGCGGTCTTGCCCTTGCGGCTGCTGCCGGCCTTGGCCTTGGCCGCCCCTTCGGCGGCGGGGATGCGCAGCTCCTGGCCCGGGAAGATCCGGTCGGCGGATTGGAGGTTGTTGGCCAGCAGGATGGCGCCGGCGGGCAGGTTGTGACGCCGGGCCACCGCGGACAGGGTGTCCCCGCGGCGCACCCGGTAGACCAGGGCCGGCCGGCCCTTGGCCGGCTCGGGCGCGGCGGCGGCCAGCACCGGTCCGGCAGCCTTGGCGCCGGCGGGCAGCCGCAGGCGGTATCCTGCCGGGATGCGGCGCCCGCCGTCCCGGACCGGTTTCAGAAGGGCCGGGTTGAGATCCGCCAGGGTGTCGGCGCTGACCCCGTAGCGCCGGCAGGCGTCGGCAAAGCGCAGTCCAGCCGGCACCGTCAGCTCCCGGCAGCCCTTTTCCGGGCTTTCGAGGCGCAGCTCACCGAAATAGCGGCGAAAATCCTTGGCGACCTCCCGGGCCGCCAGAAACTCGCTGTAGAAGTT contains:
- a CDS encoding mannose-1-phosphate guanylyltransferase/mannose-6-phosphate isomerase, with amino-acid sequence MSVIQPVILAGGTGSRLWPLSRELYPKQLLSLSQERSLLQATILRLDGLAAAPPIVIVGQEHRFLVQRQIEELALDKGVTILLEPVGRNTGPAVCAAAHWVAAHRDPTSTLLVLPADHLLRDEAAFRDAVRQATALAEQGLLVTFGIRPTAPETGYGYIEAGEGHRVRSFVEKPDRPTAEAYLAAGTYFWNSGMFAFSLPTLRQELARHAPQVLSQMEMAVAAGRADGTFFHLDRQAMTDCPSDSIDYCLMEKSDQVAVVPADLGWSDIGSWQALWEVSPKDGDGNVVVGDVMLEGAHNCLIRAEHALVAAVGLADTLVVETGDAVLVAPLDRSQDVKKIVPRLKAKNREEYRLHRTVYRPWGSYTLLEEQPRFKIKRITVNPGAKLSLQMHHHRSEHWVVVRGTARIVRGDDTFLLVENQSTYIPANERHRLENPGKIPLELIEVQNGSYLGEDDIVRLEDTYGRQD